The Myxosarcina sp. GI1 genome window below encodes:
- a CDS encoding SWIM zinc finger domain-containing protein, whose translation MAIPQLNQEMIRRHSSQSCWQKGQAYYQNGCVRSVVRRGQSITAEVEGNELRPHRVNIGLGKDEVNTACCSCSSDFEGWCQHIVATLLVCLHQPEAIEQRQSLEQILKRLNKAQTKTLIQKLVALKPELLDNIENFAYLNIRGLS comes from the coding sequence ATGGCAATTCCCCAACTCAATCAGGAAATGATTCGTCGTCATAGCAGTCAATCTTGTTGGCAAAAGGGTCAAGCTTATTATCAAAATGGATGCGTTAGAAGCGTAGTGCGACGAGGACAATCAATTACGGCAGAAGTTGAAGGCAATGAGCTTAGACCACATCGAGTTAATATTGGCTTAGGTAAAGATGAAGTAAACACGGCTTGTTGTAGTTGTTCTAGTGATTTTGAAGGATGGTGCCAACATATCGTGGCAACATTGTTAGTATGCTTGCACCAACCAGAAGCGATCGAACAGCGTCAGAGTTTAGAACAAATCTTAAAGCGTCTTAACAAAGCTCAAACCAAAACTTTGATTCAAAAACTGGTGGCACTTAAACCAGAATTGCTTGATAATATAGAGAATTTTGCCTACTTGAATATTAGGGGACTGAGTTGA